In the genome of Saccharomonospora viridis DSM 43017, one region contains:
- a CDS encoding ABC transporter ATP-binding protein, with protein METEAPTTSPTHGPSRRPGWIRRLAAACWRHPVLVVLALSAAIVGTGLQAATPLLVRSVVDDAVAGDTTRLGVLVAALLGLSLLAFGSAFARRYLGGKLALDVQHDLRRDVFASMSRLDGGTQDSLKTGQIVSRAITDLQLVTGFLMQVPLSAGSVVFALLALGAMLWMSPLLTLIALVVAPAVGVVLAVSRKRLFPATWSAQQRAADIAQQVEETVTGVRVVKGFGQSAREVATLSDTARRLYRERLRVARLSSVPMATTSALPAAGQVAVLAIGGVLALRGHISLGTFLAFATYVSALVGPARMLASLVVQAQLTRAGVERVHELIDAQPEVVDPEHPVAVPDGPLGVEFDDVRFGYLRAEPVLDGLSLEVRPGETLALVGTAGSGKSTISLLLPRFYDPHSGAVRVGGVDVRDLSLTELRRTVGVVFEEAFLFSTSVRDNIAYGRPDASDEEVVAAAKAAEAHEFISDLPEGYDTQVGERGLTLSGGQRQRLALARALLTDPRVLVLDDATSAVDTVTEAAIHDTLRSVTRSRTTILIAHRRSTLSLADRIAVLDEGRVVDVGAFEELWQRCDLFRDLVRGPGDDAEEIHRDGDLAPDATGVTPRLWPRTDEDDLTRSAASTATLHHRTAVGGPGSRAALDLPPTPELLERVRKLPEATGEPRLDGVDPTAPDPNFRLRGLLRPVRALLAAVVALVAVDALAVIAIPALYERGVDDGVRAGVESVVWLAAGAGALVVAVNWLAVFAQPRLTARTGESVLYTLRVRSYAHLQRLGLDYYERELAGRIMTRMTTDVDALSSFLQTGLATAVISVLTLTGIGVALLVTDVELALFAFSVLPVLAVATVLFRRRASAAYSEARERVSTVNADMQENVSGLRVAQAYTREQRSAEQFASRSDAYRRSRLRAQRYVATYFPFVTLLSGVAEAIVLVVGAQRVADGTLTVGVLMAFLLYLGLFFTPVQQLSNVFDAYQQAKVGLRRIGDLLRTPTSVPEPEQPVPVPPRLRGEVELVDVDFYYPETETPALDGVSLHVPPGTTVALVGATGAGKSTVIKLIARFYDATRGRVCIDGVDVRDYDLEALRGRVGVVPQESHLFSGTVADNVRYGRPDATDAEVEAAVRRVGALDAIAALPNGFRQQVGERGRSLSAGQRQLVSLARAELVDPDVLLLDEATAALDPATEAAVLRATDRLTSTRTTFVVAHRLATAARADVIVVLDHGRIVEQGTHEELLAAGGRYAKMWHASDPDNPNPLQIG; from the coding sequence GTGGAGACCGAGGCACCGACAACGTCACCCACCCACGGCCCCTCTCGTCGTCCCGGTTGGATCAGACGGCTGGCCGCGGCCTGTTGGCGGCATCCCGTCCTGGTGGTGCTGGCGCTGTCGGCGGCCATCGTGGGAACGGGGTTGCAGGCCGCCACTCCCCTGCTCGTGCGTTCGGTCGTGGACGACGCCGTGGCCGGGGACACCACCCGGCTGGGCGTGCTCGTGGCCGCGCTGCTGGGGCTGAGTCTGCTGGCGTTCGGTAGCGCGTTCGCCCGTCGTTATCTCGGCGGCAAACTCGCCCTCGACGTCCAGCACGACCTCCGCAGGGACGTGTTCGCGTCCATGTCCCGCCTCGACGGCGGCACCCAGGACTCTCTGAAGACCGGCCAGATCGTCTCCCGGGCCATCACCGACCTGCAGCTGGTGACGGGGTTTCTCATGCAGGTGCCGTTGTCGGCGGGGTCGGTGGTGTTCGCCCTGCTCGCGCTCGGCGCGATGCTGTGGATGTCGCCGCTGCTGACCCTCATCGCGCTGGTGGTGGCACCCGCCGTCGGGGTGGTGCTCGCCGTCAGTCGCAAACGACTGTTCCCGGCCACGTGGTCCGCACAACAGCGCGCCGCCGACATCGCCCAGCAGGTCGAGGAGACCGTCACGGGCGTTCGCGTGGTGAAGGGGTTCGGGCAGTCGGCCCGTGAGGTCGCCACGTTGTCGGATACCGCGCGCCGGCTCTACAGGGAGCGGCTGCGGGTGGCCCGGCTGTCCTCGGTGCCGATGGCCACGACGTCGGCGCTCCCCGCGGCGGGTCAGGTGGCCGTGCTGGCGATCGGTGGGGTCCTCGCGTTGCGCGGTCACATCAGCCTCGGCACGTTCCTGGCCTTCGCCACCTACGTTTCGGCCCTGGTGGGGCCCGCGCGGATGCTCGCCAGTCTCGTGGTTCAGGCGCAGCTGACGCGTGCGGGTGTGGAACGGGTACACGAGCTGATCGACGCACAACCGGAGGTGGTCGACCCCGAGCATCCGGTGGCGGTGCCGGACGGTCCGCTCGGCGTGGAGTTCGACGACGTCCGCTTCGGCTATCTGCGGGCCGAACCCGTGCTGGACGGTCTGTCACTGGAGGTACGCCCCGGGGAGACACTGGCGCTGGTGGGCACGGCCGGGTCGGGCAAGTCGACGATCTCGTTGCTGCTGCCTCGTTTCTACGACCCGCACTCCGGCGCCGTCCGGGTCGGGGGCGTGGACGTGCGCGACCTCTCCCTGACCGAGTTGCGTCGCACGGTGGGGGTGGTGTTCGAGGAAGCGTTCCTGTTCTCGACCTCGGTGCGGGACAACATCGCCTACGGCAGACCCGACGCCAGCGACGAGGAGGTCGTGGCCGCGGCGAAGGCGGCCGAGGCGCACGAGTTCATCAGCGACCTGCCCGAGGGTTACGACACTCAGGTGGGGGAACGCGGGCTCACGTTGTCGGGCGGGCAACGCCAACGGCTCGCCTTGGCCCGCGCCCTGCTCACCGACCCCCGGGTGCTCGTGCTCGACGACGCGACCTCGGCCGTGGACACGGTCACCGAGGCGGCGATCCACGACACGCTCCGCAGCGTGACGCGCAGCAGGACCACCATTCTCATCGCGCACCGCCGTTCCACGCTCTCGCTCGCCGACCGCATCGCGGTGCTCGACGAGGGCCGGGTGGTCGACGTCGGCGCCTTCGAGGAGTTGTGGCAACGGTGCGACCTGTTCCGCGACCTGGTGCGGGGTCCCGGTGACGATGCCGAGGAGATCCACCGCGACGGTGACCTAGCCCCTGACGCCACGGGTGTCACGCCACGGCTGTGGCCGCGGACCGACGAGGACGACCTCACCCGCTCCGCCGCGTCCACGGCCACACTGCATCACAGGACCGCGGTCGGCGGGCCGGGTTCCCGCGCGGCACTCGACCTGCCGCCCACCCCGGAACTGTTGGAGCGGGTACGCAAACTGCCCGAGGCCACGGGTGAGCCGAGGCTGGATGGAGTGGACCCCACCGCGCCGGACCCGAATTTCCGACTGCGGGGCCTGTTGCGTCCGGTGCGTGCGCTGTTGGCGGCCGTGGTGGCGCTGGTGGCCGTCGACGCGCTCGCCGTCATCGCGATACCCGCGCTCTACGAACGCGGTGTGGACGACGGTGTGCGCGCGGGCGTGGAGTCCGTGGTGTGGCTCGCGGCGGGAGCGGGTGCGCTGGTGGTCGCGGTCAACTGGCTCGCCGTGTTCGCGCAGCCCCGGTTGACCGCCCGCACGGGTGAGTCCGTGCTCTACACGCTGCGGGTACGCAGCTATGCCCACTTACAGCGGCTGGGTCTGGACTACTACGAGCGCGAACTCGCCGGTCGGATCATGACCCGCATGACCACCGACGTGGACGCGTTGTCGTCGTTCCTGCAAACGGGACTCGCCACGGCGGTCATCAGCGTGCTCACGCTCACGGGCATCGGTGTGGCGTTGCTGGTGACCGATGTCGAGCTGGCGTTGTTCGCGTTCTCGGTGCTGCCGGTGCTGGCGGTGGCCACCGTGTTGTTCCGCCGGCGTGCCTCGGCCGCCTACTCCGAGGCGCGGGAACGGGTGAGCACCGTGAACGCCGACATGCAGGAGAACGTCTCCGGCCTGCGTGTCGCCCAGGCTTACACGCGTGAGCAGCGGTCGGCCGAGCAGTTCGCCTCCCGCAGCGACGCGTATCGGCGTTCCCGGCTGCGTGCGCAACGGTACGTGGCGACGTACTTCCCGTTCGTGACCCTGTTGTCCGGGGTCGCGGAGGCCATCGTCTTGGTGGTCGGTGCCCAGCGGGTCGCCGACGGCACGCTCACCGTCGGGGTGCTCATGGCGTTCCTGCTGTACCTGGGGCTGTTCTTCACCCCGGTCCAGCAGTTGTCCAACGTCTTCGACGCCTATCAACAGGCCAAGGTGGGGTTGCGTCGTATCGGTGACCTGCTGCGCACACCGACCTCGGTGCCCGAACCGGAGCAGCCCGTTCCGGTGCCACCACGGCTGCGGGGCGAGGTCGAACTGGTGGACGTCGACTTCTACTACCCGGAGACCGAGACCCCCGCGCTGGACGGTGTCAGCCTGCATGTGCCCCCGGGCACGACCGTGGCGTTGGTGGGCGCGACGGGCGCGGGTAAATCCACGGTGATCAAACTGATCGCGCGGTTCTACGACGCCACCCGGGGTCGGGTGTGCATCGACGGGGTGGACGTGCGCGATTACGACCTCGAGGCGTTGCGCGGCCGGGTCGGGGTGGTGCCGCAGGAGTCGCACCTGTTCTCCGGCACGGTGGCCGACAACGTGCGCTACGGCCGGCCCGACGCCACCGACGCCGAGGTGGAGGCCGCCGTCCGCCGCGTGGGCGCGCTCGACGCCATCGCGGCCCTGCCGAACGGCTTTCGGCAGCAGGTCGGGGAACGGGGACGCTCGCTGTCGGCCGGGCAGCGTCAGCTGGTGTCGTTGGCGCGGGCGGAGTTGGTGGACCCCGACGTGCTGCTGTTGGACGAGGCGACCGCGGCGCTCGACCCGGCCACCGAGGCCGCCGTACTTCGCGCGACCGACCGACTGACCTCGACCCGCACCACGTTCGTGGTCGCCCACCGACTGGCCACCGCCGCGCGCGCCGACGTGATCGTGGTGCTGGACCACGGCCGCATCGTCGAGCAGGGCACGCACGAGGAACTGCTGGCCGCCGGCGGCCGGTACGCGAAGATGTGGCACGCGAGTGATCCGGACAACCCGAACCCGCTCCAAATCGGCTGA